In Doryrhamphus excisus isolate RoL2022-K1 chromosome 7, RoL_Dexc_1.0, whole genome shotgun sequence, one genomic interval encodes:
- the vps39 gene encoding vam6/Vps39-like protein isoform X1 has protein sequence MHDAYEPVPILEKLPLQIDCLAAWEDWLLVGTKPGHLLLYRIKKDAATNLFEVTLEKSNKNFSKKIQQLYVVSQYKILVSLLENNIHVHDLLTFQQITVLSKAKGATLFACDLQQSNSGEETLRMCVAVKKKLQLYYWKDREFHELQGDFGAPDIPKSMAWCENSICVGFKRDYYLIRMDGRGSIKELFPTGKQLEPLVAPLADGKVAVGQDDLTVVLNEEGVCTQKCALNWTDIPIAMEHQPPYIIAVLPRYVEIRTLEPRLLVQSVELQRPRFVTSAGPNIVYVASNHFVWRLVPVSIATQIRQLLQDKQFELALQLAKMKDDSDGDKKQQIHHIQNLYAFNLFCQKRFDDSMQVFAKLGTDPTHVIGLYPDLLPLDYRKQLHYPNPLPSLSGAELEKAHLALIDYLTQKRSHLVKQLNDSDPSTTSPLMEGTPTIKSRKKLLQIIDTTLLKCYLHTNVALVSPLLRLENNHCHIEESEYVLKKAHKYSELIILYEKKGLHQKALQVLLDQSTKANSPLKGHERTVQYLQRLGVENLGMIFEFSPWVLKICPEDGLKIFTEDLTEVETLPRDKVLNFLKEGFKELAIPYLEHIIYVWDDKGPQFHNTLIQLYLERVQSLMKQYLNSLPEGVAAVAAGTEKGELGEFRNKLLSFLDISSSYEPARLISDFPFDGLLEERALLLGRMGKHEQALFIYVHILKDTRMAEEYCHRHYSSAVEGNKDVYLSLLRMYLSPPDVHCLGPIKMELTEPQANLQAALQVLELHHSKLNTTKAINLLPANTQIKEIRVFLESVLEEKAQRKRCNQVLKSLLQAEFLRVQEERIFHQQVKCVITEEKTCRVCKKKIGNSAFARYPNGVVVHYFCCKDRSTCPTE, from the exons ATGCATGACGCCTATGAGCCGGTACCTATTTTGGAAAAACTTCCTCTACAGATTGACTGTCTGGCGGCTTGGG AGGATTGGCTGCTTGTAGGAACCAAGCCCGGTCATCTTCTCCTCTATAGAATCAAAAAAGATGCag CCACCAACCTTTTTGAAGTGACACTGGAAAAATCCAACAAAAACTTTTCAAAGAAGATCCAGCAG CTTTACGTTGTCTCACAGTACAAAATACTCGTCAGTCTTCTGG AGAACAACATCCATGTCCACGACCTGCTGACTTTTCAGCAGATCACCGTGTTGTCCAAAGCAAAAGGAGCCACGCTGTTCGCATGTGACCTGCAG CAAAGCAACTCAGGAGAGGAAACACTGAGgatgtgtgttgctgtgaaaAAGAAACTCCAGCTTTATTACTGGAAAGACAGGGAGTTCCATGAACTGCAG GGCGACTTTGGTGCTCCAGATATTCCCAAGTCCATGGCGTGGTGCGAAAACTCCATCTGTGTCGGCTTCAAAAGAGACTATTACCTTATTCGG ATGGATGGTCGTGGCTCCATCAAGGAGCTCTTCCCCACAGGGAAACAGTTGGAACCACTGGTCGCCCCGCTGGCCGATGGGAAGGTTGCCGTCGGGCAGGACGACCTGACGGTGGTCCTCAATGAGGAGGGGGTGTGCACCCAGAAGTGTGCCCTGAATTGGACGGATATCCCCATAGCGATGG agcaccagcctccctacatcatcgCAGTGCTGCCCCGCTACGTGGAGATCAGGACCTTGGAGCCCAGGCTGCTGGTGCAGAGCGTGGAGCTGCAGAGACCTCGTTTCGTCACATCGGCAGG GCCAAATATCGTGTACGTGGCCAGCAACCATTTTGTGTGGCGCCTGGTTCCCGTGTCCATAGCCACGCAGATCCGGCAGCTCCTTCAGGACAAGCAGTTTGAACTTGCTCTGCAGTTGGCA AAGATGAAAGATGATTCAGACGGCGATAAGAAGCAGCAGATCCATCACATCCAGAACCTTTATGCCTTCAACCTGTTCTGTCAAAAGAGATTTGATGACTCCATGCAGGTTTTCGCCAAACTCGGCACAG ATCCCACACACGTGATTGGCCTGTACCCGGACCTTCTCCCGTTGGATTACCGCAAGCAGCTACACTACCCCAACCCCCTGCCGTCTCTGTCCGGAGCAGAACTGGAGAAGGCTCACTTGGCTCTCATCGATTACCTCACCCAG AAACGCAGCCACCTGGTGAAGCAGCTCAACGACTCCGACCCTTCCACCACGTCGCCGCTCATGGAGGGCACGCCCACCATAAAGAGCCGCAAGAAGCTCCTGCAGATCATCGACACCACCCTGCTGAAATGTTACCTGCAC ACCAACGTGGCCTTGGTGTCGCCCCTCCTGCGCCTGGAGAACAATCACTGCCACATCGAAGAGAGCGAGTATGTCCTGAAGAAGGCGCACAAGTACAGCGAGCTCATTATCCTCTACGAGAAGAAGGGCCTGCACCAGAAAG CTCTGCAGGTTCTGCTGGATCAGTCCACCAAGGCCAACTCTCCCCTGAAGGGCCACGAGCGCACCGTGCAGTATCTCCAGAGGCTTG gAGTTGAGAATCTGGGAATGATCTTTGAATTTTCTCCCTGGGTCCTAAAGATCTGTCCTGAGGATGGGCTGAAG ATCTTCACAGAGGACCTGACCGAGGTGGAGACGTTGCCCAGGGACAAGGTGCTCAACTTCCTGAAGGAGGGCTTCAAGGAGCTGGCCATTCCGTATTTGGAGCACATCATCTACGTGTGGGACGACAAGGGCCCGCAGTTTCACAACACGCTCATCCAGCTCTACCTGGAGAGGGTCCAAAGTCTGATGAAGCAGTACCTCAACTCGCTGCCAGAAG GAGTCGCTGCCGTTGCTGCCGGGACAGAGAAAGGTGAACTGGGAGAGTTTAGAAACAAGCTGCTGTCCTTTTTGGACATATCCAGCAGTTATGAACCGGCCCGGCTCATTAGTGACTTTCCTTTTGATG GTCTGCTGGAGGAGCGGGCCTTGCTTCTGGGTCGGATGGGAAAACACGAGCAGGCGCTCTTCATCTACGTGCACATCCTCAAAGACACGCGCATGGCTGAGGA ATACTGCCACCGCCATTACAGCAGCGCCGTGGAAGGAAACAAAGAC GTTTATCTGTCTCTGCTGCGGATGTACCTGTCTCCCCCGGACGTCCACTGCCTGGGGCCCATCAAGATGGAGCTGACGGAGCCGCAGGCCAACCTCCAGGCTGCCCTGCAGGTCCTGGAGCTGCACCACAGCAAGCTCAACACCACCAAG GCCATCAACCTGCTGCCAGCCAACACTCAGATCAAGGAGATCCGAGTCTTCCTGGAGAGCGTCCTGGAGGAGAAGGCTCAGAGGAAACGCTGCAACCAGGTGCTGAAGAGTCTTCTGCAGGCCGAGTTCCTCAGG GTGCAGGAGGAACGCATCTTCCACCAGCAGGTCAAATGTGTCATCACGGAGGAGAAGACGTGCAGAGTGTGCAAGAAGAAAATAGGGAACAG TGCGTTTGCCCGATATCCCAACGGCGTGGTGGTGCATTACTTCTGCTGCAAAGATCGCAGCACGTGTCCCACCGAGTGA
- the vps39 gene encoding vam6/Vps39-like protein isoform X2: MHDAYEPVPILEKLPLQIDCLAAWEDWLLVGTKPGHLLLYRIKKDAATNLFEVTLEKSNKNFSKKIQQLYVVSQYKILVSLLENNIHVHDLLTFQQITVLSKAKGATLFACDLQQSNSGEETLRMCVAVKKKLQLYYWKDREFHELQGDFGAPDIPKSMAWCENSICVGFKRDYYLIRMDGRGSIKELFPTGKQLEPLVAPLADGKVAVGQDDLTVVLNEEGVCTQKCALNWTDIPIAMEHQPPYIIAVLPRYVEIRTLEPRLLVQSVELQRPRFVTSAGPNIVYVASNHFVWRLVPVSIATQIRQLLQDKQFELALQLAMKDDSDGDKKQQIHHIQNLYAFNLFCQKRFDDSMQVFAKLGTDPTHVIGLYPDLLPLDYRKQLHYPNPLPSLSGAELEKAHLALIDYLTQKRSHLVKQLNDSDPSTTSPLMEGTPTIKSRKKLLQIIDTTLLKCYLHTNVALVSPLLRLENNHCHIEESEYVLKKAHKYSELIILYEKKGLHQKALQVLLDQSTKANSPLKGHERTVQYLQRLGVENLGMIFEFSPWVLKICPEDGLKIFTEDLTEVETLPRDKVLNFLKEGFKELAIPYLEHIIYVWDDKGPQFHNTLIQLYLERVQSLMKQYLNSLPEGVAAVAAGTEKGELGEFRNKLLSFLDISSSYEPARLISDFPFDGLLEERALLLGRMGKHEQALFIYVHILKDTRMAEEYCHRHYSSAVEGNKDVYLSLLRMYLSPPDVHCLGPIKMELTEPQANLQAALQVLELHHSKLNTTKAINLLPANTQIKEIRVFLESVLEEKAQRKRCNQVLKSLLQAEFLRVQEERIFHQQVKCVITEEKTCRVCKKKIGNSAFARYPNGVVVHYFCCKDRSTCPTE, encoded by the exons ATGCATGACGCCTATGAGCCGGTACCTATTTTGGAAAAACTTCCTCTACAGATTGACTGTCTGGCGGCTTGGG AGGATTGGCTGCTTGTAGGAACCAAGCCCGGTCATCTTCTCCTCTATAGAATCAAAAAAGATGCag CCACCAACCTTTTTGAAGTGACACTGGAAAAATCCAACAAAAACTTTTCAAAGAAGATCCAGCAG CTTTACGTTGTCTCACAGTACAAAATACTCGTCAGTCTTCTGG AGAACAACATCCATGTCCACGACCTGCTGACTTTTCAGCAGATCACCGTGTTGTCCAAAGCAAAAGGAGCCACGCTGTTCGCATGTGACCTGCAG CAAAGCAACTCAGGAGAGGAAACACTGAGgatgtgtgttgctgtgaaaAAGAAACTCCAGCTTTATTACTGGAAAGACAGGGAGTTCCATGAACTGCAG GGCGACTTTGGTGCTCCAGATATTCCCAAGTCCATGGCGTGGTGCGAAAACTCCATCTGTGTCGGCTTCAAAAGAGACTATTACCTTATTCGG ATGGATGGTCGTGGCTCCATCAAGGAGCTCTTCCCCACAGGGAAACAGTTGGAACCACTGGTCGCCCCGCTGGCCGATGGGAAGGTTGCCGTCGGGCAGGACGACCTGACGGTGGTCCTCAATGAGGAGGGGGTGTGCACCCAGAAGTGTGCCCTGAATTGGACGGATATCCCCATAGCGATGG agcaccagcctccctacatcatcgCAGTGCTGCCCCGCTACGTGGAGATCAGGACCTTGGAGCCCAGGCTGCTGGTGCAGAGCGTGGAGCTGCAGAGACCTCGTTTCGTCACATCGGCAGG GCCAAATATCGTGTACGTGGCCAGCAACCATTTTGTGTGGCGCCTGGTTCCCGTGTCCATAGCCACGCAGATCCGGCAGCTCCTTCAGGACAAGCAGTTTGAACTTGCTCTGCAGTTGGCA ATGAAAGATGATTCAGACGGCGATAAGAAGCAGCAGATCCATCACATCCAGAACCTTTATGCCTTCAACCTGTTCTGTCAAAAGAGATTTGATGACTCCATGCAGGTTTTCGCCAAACTCGGCACAG ATCCCACACACGTGATTGGCCTGTACCCGGACCTTCTCCCGTTGGATTACCGCAAGCAGCTACACTACCCCAACCCCCTGCCGTCTCTGTCCGGAGCAGAACTGGAGAAGGCTCACTTGGCTCTCATCGATTACCTCACCCAG AAACGCAGCCACCTGGTGAAGCAGCTCAACGACTCCGACCCTTCCACCACGTCGCCGCTCATGGAGGGCACGCCCACCATAAAGAGCCGCAAGAAGCTCCTGCAGATCATCGACACCACCCTGCTGAAATGTTACCTGCAC ACCAACGTGGCCTTGGTGTCGCCCCTCCTGCGCCTGGAGAACAATCACTGCCACATCGAAGAGAGCGAGTATGTCCTGAAGAAGGCGCACAAGTACAGCGAGCTCATTATCCTCTACGAGAAGAAGGGCCTGCACCAGAAAG CTCTGCAGGTTCTGCTGGATCAGTCCACCAAGGCCAACTCTCCCCTGAAGGGCCACGAGCGCACCGTGCAGTATCTCCAGAGGCTTG gAGTTGAGAATCTGGGAATGATCTTTGAATTTTCTCCCTGGGTCCTAAAGATCTGTCCTGAGGATGGGCTGAAG ATCTTCACAGAGGACCTGACCGAGGTGGAGACGTTGCCCAGGGACAAGGTGCTCAACTTCCTGAAGGAGGGCTTCAAGGAGCTGGCCATTCCGTATTTGGAGCACATCATCTACGTGTGGGACGACAAGGGCCCGCAGTTTCACAACACGCTCATCCAGCTCTACCTGGAGAGGGTCCAAAGTCTGATGAAGCAGTACCTCAACTCGCTGCCAGAAG GAGTCGCTGCCGTTGCTGCCGGGACAGAGAAAGGTGAACTGGGAGAGTTTAGAAACAAGCTGCTGTCCTTTTTGGACATATCCAGCAGTTATGAACCGGCCCGGCTCATTAGTGACTTTCCTTTTGATG GTCTGCTGGAGGAGCGGGCCTTGCTTCTGGGTCGGATGGGAAAACACGAGCAGGCGCTCTTCATCTACGTGCACATCCTCAAAGACACGCGCATGGCTGAGGA ATACTGCCACCGCCATTACAGCAGCGCCGTGGAAGGAAACAAAGAC GTTTATCTGTCTCTGCTGCGGATGTACCTGTCTCCCCCGGACGTCCACTGCCTGGGGCCCATCAAGATGGAGCTGACGGAGCCGCAGGCCAACCTCCAGGCTGCCCTGCAGGTCCTGGAGCTGCACCACAGCAAGCTCAACACCACCAAG GCCATCAACCTGCTGCCAGCCAACACTCAGATCAAGGAGATCCGAGTCTTCCTGGAGAGCGTCCTGGAGGAGAAGGCTCAGAGGAAACGCTGCAACCAGGTGCTGAAGAGTCTTCTGCAGGCCGAGTTCCTCAGG GTGCAGGAGGAACGCATCTTCCACCAGCAGGTCAAATGTGTCATCACGGAGGAGAAGACGTGCAGAGTGTGCAAGAAGAAAATAGGGAACAG TGCGTTTGCCCGATATCCCAACGGCGTGGTGGTGCATTACTTCTGCTGCAAAGATCGCAGCACGTGTCCCACCGAGTGA